GCTCGGCGCACGACGAGGAGCCCCCGGAGCCCCCGGTCCTCCCCGACGTCCCGGTCACCCTGCCCTTCGCCCGGCTCGGCGTGGTCGGCATCGCGGGTGACCGTGCCCGTGCCCTCGCCACCGCGCGCTGGCTGAGCGTTCAAGCCGCCGTGCTGCACAGCCCCCGCGACCTGTCACTGGTGTCCCTGGCCGCCACGCCCGCAGCCGGCGCCGAATGGCACTGGGCGCACTGGCTGCCGCACACCAACCCCGACGAGGGGCAGGACTGCGTCGCCCTGGTCGGTTTCGACTCGGAGGGCATCAGCCGCCGGGTCAACGAACTTCTCAACGAGCTGGCTCGGCGCAAGGCGGCCCGCGAGCAGCACAACATGACGGGCCAGCTGTACCCGGACGCCAACGTGCTCCTGATACTCGACGGAGCACGGTTGCTGCGCCGCGTACCCGGCGTCCCGCAACTCCTGACCGAGGGACCGCAGTACGGCATCTTCGCTCTCTGCATCGACGAGGACGAGCGGCTGCTCCCCGAGGAGTGCAAGGCCGTCGTGGCCTGGTCGCCGGACGCAGCCCACCATGTCCGGGTGCGTGGCTACGGCTTGGAGGCCATCGGCGATGTCCTGGCCGACCAGGTTCCGTACGAATGGTGCGAACTCCTGGCCCGCTCTCTCGCCCCCATCCGCGATGTCAGTCGCGACGACGCCGATTCCGCGCTGCCCACCTCGGCCCGGCTGCTGAACCTGCTGAACCTGCCCAACCCGGCGGGTACCGACGTGGAACGCATCTGGCAGGCGGGCGGTTCGACGACGTCCGCACCCATCGGCCTCGCCGCCGACGGCGCTTTCGTCCTGGACATCCGCCGTGACGGGCCGCACGCGCTCGTCGCCGGTACAACGGGTGCCGGTAAGTCCGAACTCCTGCAGACGATCATCGCCTCGCTGGCGGTGGCGAACCGCCCGGACGCCCTGAACTACGTCCTCATCGACTACAAGGGCGGCAGCGCGTTCATGGACTGCGCCCGCCTGCCGCACACCGTCGGCATGGTCAGCGACCTCGACGCCCACCTGACCGAGCGGGCCCTCGCCTCGCTCGCGGCAGAGCTGCACCGCCGGGAGCGGATCCTCTTCGACGCCGCCGCCAAGGACATCGAGGACTACAACGACACCCGCAAGCTCCGCCCCGAACTGGAGCCGATGCCGCGGCTGGTGCTCGTCATCGACGAGTTCGCGTCCCTGGTGGCGGAACTGCCCGACTTCATCGCGGGCCTGGTCGACATCGCACGCCGAGGCCGCTCGCTCGGCGTGCACCTGATCCTCGCGACGCAGCGTCCCGCGGGTGTGGTCAGCGCCGACATCCGTGCCAACACCAACCTCCGCATCGCCCTGCGGGTGACCGACGCCGCCGAGTCGATGGACGTGATCGACGCTCCGGACTCCGGCGCGATCTCGAAGTCGACTCCGGGCCGCATGTACGTCCGCTCCGGTGCCCAGTCCCTGGTCGGTGTGCAGTCGGCCCGCATCGGTGGCCGCCGCCCCGCCACGGGCCAGACGGGCCCGAAGGCCACACTGGTCCCCTTGCCCTGGAACGCCTATGCCCGCCCGCTGCCCAAGCGGGACGAGGCCGAGGACGACGGCACGATGGTCACCGACCTGGCCGTCCTCGTGGACGCGGTACGCGACGGCGCGGAGCGGATGGGCTTCGGAGAGCAGCGCAGCCCGTGGCTGCCGCCGTTGGCGGAGTCCGTCACGCTCGACGAACTGTCCAGGTACGGCGGCGCACCGGTCACCACCCCGGGCGACGACGTGGCCCCGATCCCCTACGGCCTGGTCGACCTGCCGGCGAAGCAGAGCCGCTTGCCGGTGTCCCTGGACCTGGTCCACGGCGAGCACACCCTGCTGCTCGGCGGCGCTCGCTCCGGCCGCTCGACGGCGCTGCGTACCCTTGCCGGCTCACTGGCCCGCAACACCTCCCCGCTCGACGTGCACGTCTACGCCATCGACTGCGGCTCCAACGCCCTGTTGCCCCTGGTCCGCCTTCCCCACGTGGGCGCCGTCGTGACCCGAGACGAGCCGGACCGCGTACGCCGACTGATTCAGCGCCTGCAGGTGGAGATCGCCCGTCGCCAGCAACTCCTGGCGATGGAGGGGGCGTCGAGCGCGGCGGAGCAGCGCGCTGGAGCGTCCCCGGAGGAGCGCCTGCCCTGGATGGTTCTGCTCCTGGACAGCTGGGAGGGCTTCGCGTCGACCTTCGAGAACTACAACTACGGTCAGCTGCTGGAAGCGGCCCAGCGTCTCTTCCGCGAAGGTTCCGCAGCGGGGCTGAAGGTCGTCATGACGGCAGACCGCAGTGGCCTCAGCGGTCACGTCTCCTCGGCCTTCTCCGACCGTCTCGTCATGCGCTTCGCCGACCCGAACGACTACTCAACGGCGGGTCTCCAGGCCCGCGAGGTCCCGAAGAACATGCCGCCCGGACGCGCCCTGCGGATCACGGACACGGGCGTGGACGAGACGCAGATCGGCCTGCTGGCGCAGGACCCGGCCGGCCAGGCCCAGGTCCGTGCGCTCCGAGAGATCGCGGAAGAGGCGCGAGCCCACTACGGTCGCGTTCCGGCGGGCCGCCGCCCCCTGCGGGTCGACGCCCTGCCGACGCGCGTCACGGCGTCGGAGGCCATGGCTCTGGACCCGGACTTCGTCCCGCCGTCGCCCCTGTGGGCGCTGCTCGCCGTGGGCGGCGATGAACTCCACCCCATCGGTATCGACCTGGAGGAGAACGGACCCGGCTTCGTCATCGCGGGCCCGCCGAAGTCCGGCCGCTCCACGGCACTGCTCTGCGCCGCCGAGTCCCTTCTGCGCGCAGGCACTCCGCTGGTCGTCGTGGCACCTCGCCGCTCTCCGCTGCGGGAGCTGGAAGGCCGGGAAGGGGTCCTCGGTGTCCTCAACGCGGAAAGCTCCGGTGACGACTTGGAGGAGCTTCAGGACCAGCTCGGCGGACGGCCGTACGTGGTCGTGGTCGACGACGCCGAACTCCTCTACGACACATCGCTGGACGAGCCCCTGGAAGGGGTCATCCGCAAGGGAGCCGATGGCGGTGTGGGCCTGCTCGCCGCCGGCACGACGGACTCCCTGTCCGGCCAGTACCGGGGCTTCGCGGTCGAGGCCCGAAAGTCCCGCAACGGCATGCTGCTGACACCGCAGAGCTCTTCGGACGGCGAACTGTTCGGCATCCGGCTGCCCGCGAACAGCGGGGGCGGGGCAGCGGGCAGCGGATTGTTCGTGGCCGGCGGGGCGTTCGTACCGGTGCAGGCCGTGACGAACGGCTGAACCGAGGGGGGCTCCCGCTCACTGAGCGGGAGCCCCTCGGCGCTGCTTTCCTGTTACTGCGAGCTATGACTTCGTGTGGCGAACGCTCTCGTCGCTCGGCTCTTTGCCACCCGTCGATGCGGCTGGGGACTCTTCCGGGCCGAGCGTGCGAAGAATCCGGAGACGGCGCCAGATCACTGCCGTGGTGAGGCCGAGGCAGATGACCGCCAGAGCCGAAGTGCCGTAGGCCGGCAGGTTCGCCGGCGGGTCCGCTACCCAGCCCTGAGTGAGGACCCGGGAGGGGGCCTCAGGGTCGTATGTGACGATCACGGAAGCGCCCGTTTCCGTTTCGGGAAGCATCCCGGCGTATTCCGAAAGCTTGGCCTCGGTGCCTGCCTTGGGACTGCTCACAAGACGGACCCGGATGTACTTCGGCTTCGAGTCGACACCAATGACCGTGGCAGCGGCGCTCACTCCGCGGGACCGCAGGTCCTGAACCAAGGAGCGCGACGGGAGCAAGAAGAACAGGGTCATCCCTACGCACAACAGAAATAGGCCGAACCCCGCAAGGATCACGCGGCGTTGCGGAAGCGGACGGTGCGGCTTCCACGCCTTTGCCTTGGCGACGTCCTGGCGGCCTCTTTTGACATGAGGCGGGAGTTGATACTGCTCCGCAGGGCGTCTTCTTCTCTTCTTAGTCATGCAATGTCACCGGGCCGAGCAGACGGGGCATTCCTTCGAGGTTCGACGACCTCGAAGGAATGCCCCGGCAGGCCGCAGCGACCGCGCGTGCCGCGTCCGTTCAGGTCGCGCGCTCGATGTTGTCGGCGCTGGTGTTGGCCGACTTGCTCGCCTCGTTCAGCGTGTCGACCCACTTGTCGAACGTCGGCTTGATGTCGTGCCAGTCGTTCCGGAAGCGGTCGGCCTTGGGCCCCTTCCAGTACCCCGAGCTGTGGCTGGTGGCGGACTCCAGAGCCTTGATGAGGCCCTGGAGGTCGGTGGCCTTCTTGCCGAAGAGCTTGGACAGCTCCCGAAGCTGAGTGAGATCTGCACCGCGATCCATGGCGATCCTCCCCGTGTCACACACGTAAACGGACTATCCGTTTGCAACAAGGGACGCTACCGCACCAGATGTAGTTGCAATCCAGCACCTTCGGAGATGGGGGTTTCATGTGAACGAGTGGTGTTGGCCCGGGTCAGAAGGCTTATGAAGGTCTACACGCTGCGCCAGTATGCTGGGGCTCCTGGGACAGCGGGGGAGGCTGCTATGGCAAATCCAGACATTCAGGAACTCAACCAGCGGGCCGGCCAGCTGAGGTCGCTGGCTGACCACATCGACTCACTTGTCGATGCGGCCAAGAAGCACAGCACCACCGGTATGAAGACCTGGTCGGGTCCGAACGCGGACGACGTGCGCGGGCGGCTCAAGACGTGGCACACGACGTGCGGCACGGTCGCCAAGGCGCTGCGCGACGAAGCGCACCAGTGCGCGCAGGACGCCAAGGACCTGAAGGACGAGAAGAAGTAGCAGGGCTGCCCCTGTTGCAGCGAGAGGAATTCGCACCAGTGCCCTCCTACGACAGCTCCCGGGCCCGCTTCCGGCTGGCCGACCGTCACATCGCCGTGTTCGCACACCTCTTGGACGGCGAGACGCCCCCCGAGGAGCTGTGGGAGTCACTGGTCGAGCTCCAGCGCATCGGCCTGGTCGGTGAGGAGGGAGAACTGGCTCCCGTTCTCCGCCAGCCGCTCGGCGTCCTGGCCGACCCGATGGTCATGGTCCAGGTGGAGATCACAGGCGAGCACGGCGTGGTCAACCACGGTGTGATCGTGGGCCAGGAGGCCGTGATCTCACACGACGGCTGGCCGGGGGAGGAGGAGTCCGAGTACGTCTCCATCGAGCCGAACACCCTCGTGTGGGAACTGGCCCGCAAGGTCAACCTGCACCGGACGGAGAAGCCGGAGGAAGGCGCTCCCGAGGTCCGTGTCGAGACGACCATGGGTGCTCTGGACGCCGCGTTCGTCGCCCTGGAAGAGCCCGGCGCCGATGACGACACGACCCGCGACCTTGTTCGCAAGGCACTCGTCGAGGCGGACACCGACCTCACGGATCCGGCCCTGGGCCAGTTCCTGGACCTGGTCGTCTCCTTGAACGCCACCTGGCGCATCACCACCGCCTGGGACGGCGAACACGAGGGGCAGCGCTCCACCATGGTCCGCGCCCTGGCCGTCTGGGACTGCGGGCCGCTCGGCTACTGGATCCGCGAACAGCCCGAAGAGCCCATCATGCCGGGTCAGGTCGGCCCGGACAGCGCACTTGTCCTGGTGAAGTCCAACTCCGCCGAAGTCTGGGAGAAGATCACGGATCTACTGCCGGACAAGGAAGAACTGCTGATCGCGGACGAGTAGCCCCTGGAGTGCCGTACGTGACCGGGTGTAATCACCCTCAGTCCCCGAGCCGTAAGTCAGAACCAGTTCATCGGATTCGCCTTGGACTTGGCGATGCTCTTCCCCAAGTCCTTGGCCTTGTCGCCGACCCAGCCGGCCGCCTTGCCCGCGCCCTCCTTGATGTCGTCCCAGTGCTGGACGACCTTCGCACCGCCGTAGACGAGACCCGTCCCGACCGCGAGGCCGATGGTGACCGGGTTCGGGGCGACCATGGCGGCCGTGAGAGAGGCGTTGAAGCCGACCTCGGCGACGTCGGCGACGTACGCCGCACCCTTCTTCTTGAAGGCGTCGACGGGGTTGCCCTGAGAAATGACGTTGGCGGCGCTGAAGCCGGTCGACAGGACACCGCCCACGATGCCGGCGCCGCGCAGGAACCCTGCGGTCTTGGCGGCGGCGCCGAGGCCGGTACGGAGGGCCCCCGCGCCCCGCGCGGCGTTGGTGGCCTCCGCCACGGAGTTGGCGAACCGCTGGCTGTTCGCGGCCTTGGTGAACACCTTGATCAGGCTCGCGTTGCCGGCGCGGGCGACAGCCTGGCCGGAGTGCGTGAAACCGCCGTACATCTTGGCCGCCTGGTCGGAGCCGACCAGGAAGTCGATGACGCCGTTGGCGCGGAGTGTGTTCATCAAAGGCGTGGCGCGCGCCCAGTTGTAACCCTGGCCGATCAGGTCTCCGCGAATGCCGCTGGTGAGGGGGATGCGGGAGAGGCTCTGATAGGTGGTGCTCCGGCCGAAGAGCGAGCCGAGCTGACCGGGCAGCCAACTGCCCGGCGCGCTCAGTGAACGCAGTTTCGGAGTCCACTTGATCAGGCCGTTGCCCGCGGACCGTATGAGCCCGCTCTCGGAGCCGCGCAGGACCACGCCGAGCCGCGTCTTCCAGGTCCGAAGGGCGCCCGTCTTCAGGGAGTTGCCCAGCAGCACCTTGGTCAGTGAGGTGCCCTGGAGGGTGACGACGGCCGTGGCGGCGGTCACCGAGCCCCAGTCGCCGTACAGGCCGATCATGGAGGCGATCGTCTCCTCGTGCGGCTGGAGCCCGGGGATCTGGGCGATGGCGTGGGCCTCCAGGCGCTCGATCCAGTCGGCCAGCGACTCGTCGGGCTGTCGCTTGAACTTGTAGGCGTTCGGATCGTCGCTGGCCGCCACGGAGTTGGCCAGCAGGAGGGCGTCGGGGCCGAGGCCCTCGCTCTTGTACTTCTCGATCTCCTTGGGGCTGAACCCGGCCCACGTGAGTCCGGCCTGCGGGTCACCGCTCTCCAGCCGTGCGAAGACGGCCCGCTTACGCAAGTCCGGTGCGGTGTCCTTGACCCAGCCGCGCAAGGGCTTGAGCGTGGTCAACTTGCTCGTCACGCCGAGCCTGGACGCTCTGGTGAATGCCTCATCCACTTTGTCCTGGACCCCGCCGCGCCCGTCGAGCAGCTTCGCGAGCTGGTCCAGGTCGTCCGGATTCACATTCCGCATGCCCACGTTTCAAATCCCCAGAGCCGTGTTCCGGAACCAGCCGGTCAAGGCTGTGAAGTCGCTGGCCCATTTTACGGACAAGGGTTCCCGCGAAACCGTTGGATCACTGTCTCTTTACCGTGTGCATACGCACTCTTGAGGGAGATCGCAGCCTCTGCACCGCACGTTCCGGTGTTGTTCTCACCCTGTACGCAGGAGTGCGTATGCGAAGACCAGGCGTCGGTCCAGCCACGCGGCCCGAACCAGGAACCTGAGGTCGCCCTCGGAGGTCAGGACGAGTTCGTCACCGGATTTCCATTCGAGGACCCGCGACTTGGCCGGTTGGTCACCGCCTTCCGCGCCCATGTCGGCGACGGCCTGGACGACGCCCAGCAGCAGCTTGCCGGCACCGCGCTGGACCATTTCCCTGGGGCCGCCCTGCGCCCACTCCGCGCTGCTCACGATCTCGGGGTGCCCCGGTTGGGCGATGCGCCACGTGGGCTTCAGGGCGTGCTTCAGCGGAGCGATGCGCTGGATGGTTCCGATGGCCTCTCCCCGCTCGTCGCGCACCGTGTAGTGGCGCCGGCCCTCGACGTCCTGCGGCTCGTCGAGCGAGCAGATCAGCCTGCCGCCCTCGGCGTCCTCGTACAGGCGCCGAGCGTCCGCAGCCGAGGACTGCGGCGGAAAGAAGGCACAGGGGGCGTTGACACGCTGGACACCTGAACCCTGCGCAACCCTGAATGCGCGGACGCCGAGCGCGGCACGCTTGCGCTGTCCCGCGGCAGGCCGTTCCTCGTCGGTGAGGGCGAACTCCCAAGCGTCCGTCCACGGGACGACGGGGATGGGAGGTTCGTCGACGTGCCTGTTCTTGCCGAACACGGTGCTCTCCGGGTCGCTTCAGGGATGGGTTCCGACCCTAACCCCAGCCGGTGAGTTCGCTCGGTGGGGAGGCCGGGTGTGCACTCCTGCGCGTGCTACGTGCTTGTCCGCTTCATCCGCACGACGTCGTCCGACAACTCCGACACCTTGAACAACACGTTCGCGAACTCGACCGTGTCGCCGACTCGGACGTCCTCGTAACCGGCCACCTTGATGCCCGCGCAGCTCGCGCTGATCCCGCCGGTCTGTGCGTCGCTGCCGACGTGGGCTGTGATCGACAAGCCGGTGGGGGAGGTCCACACACCGCTGTTGTCGAGCAGGGACTGGGTTCCTCCCTTGGGAGGGAACCCCTTCGAGGCAGCGGCCAGCACTGATCGGTTGGTGGAGAAGCAAAGGCCGTCGTCCGCTGGACCCCCCTGAGACTCGAGTGAGTCGGGGGCCGCAGCCACCGCGGCTCCGACCTTCTCGTCCCGCGGCTCCAGGACGACTCGATAGGAGCAGATCTGCGTGACGGTGTAGCCATGTCCCGAGACGGTGATCCGCTGCCCGGGTTCGACCGTCTGCTGCTTCTGGCCCGCCTCGTACCTGGCCCCGTCCCGGACGGTGGCGCTGCGGGTGTTGCCGTCGGCATGGGCTGCCGCGTACTGCACGCCCCCGCCACCGGGCAGCCGGAAGCCGCCCCCGCGCAGCACATGCAGACCGCCCGCGGTGGCTTCGCCGGCACACAAGGGGCCCTTGTCCCGTGCGGGCGGGGCTGTCACGCCGTCGCCGTCGCCACCCCCGTCGGACGTTCCGCACCCCGACAGTGCGAACAGGACCACGGTGCTCGCGACGACGTACCTGCTATTCACCGGTTTCGCCACCGGTCTCCTCCTTGCCCTCGCGGTCGGGCGCGACGTGGCCCTCTACGCGTTCGAGCACGATGCGAGTCCGGTAGTCGACGGCGGTCACTCGCCACTCGTCTCCGGTGATCTCCACGGTGTCTCCGGGAGTGAGATCGTCGTACCGGACCAAGGGCTCACCCTCGCAGCCGACGTGGATCCGGCCGTGCACCGTTGGCTTGGCGAAAAGGGTCGCAACGATGTGGTAGGAGCGGCCCTCGTGCTCCACTTCATACGGGATGTGGTATCGAAGTGCCCAACGGCCGTTGATCTCGAATGGGTACTTCACCCGCGCGCGCTCAGTCACTGGACTCACCACGTCCGTATTCTCGTCCGCACCCTCGTGGGCCCGTCTCACGAGACATCGAAAGCCTCAGGTCCCGCAAAGTACTTGTTGAACTGCTCCTGTGACACCTCGATCGGGGGATAGCCGTCGCTTCCCCAAGGGTTGCCGAGAATGACCTTGCCGTCATCGGTGAACCCGCGGACGTAGTAGGCGTGGTTACTGTGATAGGTGTCTCCCCACTCCGCGGGGTGGTCGTCGTCCAGGCCTTCGTCAGCCGGGGTGTACACCGTCACCGCCCTGCCGGAGTCGAACTCCTTCTTCAGTGACGACAGACTCTTGTCCTCGTGCTCGCCGATGCCGAGGAACCCGCCCGATTTCAGGTCCTCTCCGCCGTTGCCCGTCAGGTAGGGCGCGGATTGCTTGGGATCGTCGCCCTCGATCCCACCGTAGCCGCGCTCGCCCTCGTCGTCGCCCGTGTACGAAAGGGCGAAAGCCTTCTCGTAGTACGCCGGCCAGGACTCCCCGTTACCGTAGGTGCTGATCGGGTTGCCATTGGTGTCACAGGGCAGATCCGCGGTCATGGTGACCCACTGGTAGTTGCCCCCCTCGTCCCAGACGCGCACGCTCACGGTCCCATTGGGATTCTGCTTGATGCCGTCTCGGATGAACTGCGGGTCCTTCTGTGCGACGGCGGCGAGCGAGGCGACGTACCAGCAGTCCCCGAACTGCCGCTGGTGGATGTCGTCCACACTCACCGAGTCCTTGAACAGCGGATCGGGTGGCGCCTGCCAGTGGATGCCCGAGTTGTTCTGTCCGTTCTGCTCGTTGCCCCCGTCTTCATACGCGGCGGTGTTGGTGAATGTGGGCTGCACCCCGGGAAAGGCAGCGGTGAACTTGCCCACCTTCTCCGGACTCACCTTGGACAGCATCAGACTCAGCGTGTTCCGGCGTTTGTCCTCGGGCAGCCCGTTGTGGTCGAACGGGTTCCAGGCGGAGTCGTCAGTACAGGTGAGCAGCTGGTTGTAGAAGGTTAGGTCCCTGGGCGACGCCTTCGTCACCAACGTGTCCAGCTCGGCGGCTGTCAGCCCGTCGAGCTCGCCGGAGATCTGCTCCAAGTCGTCGCGGTTGCCGTTGGTGCCGAAGTCCTTGCCGTGCAGTTCACGAAGGTGGCGCAAGGCCTCGTCGATCTTCTTGGCGTCAGGCGCCTTCTCGTCGAGGAAGACGCTGTTCTCGCTGACGGGATAACCCCGCTGCTCCAGCTCCTGAAGTCCCTCGAGCTGCTTGATACGGCGCTTCATCGACGACTGCATGTCACCGAGCTCACCACCGAGGGAACCGGGCAGGCGCGGGCGACGGAAGAACGACGGCATCGGGACCACATCGCCGACGAGGTCCTGGAGATCCGGGTTCCGGGAGGCGTTCTGCCCCGACGGCAGGTTCTGCTGAGCGGTGGTGAGCACGGACGCCAGCTGCGAGTGAAGCTTCCCGGAGTTCTGAGCGAGGGTGTCCAGCCGGCCGGCGAGAGCCGTCAGCTTGGGGGCGTCGAATCCCCTGAAGACCATCAGCTGCCGCCCGTTCCGGCCTTGGCCTTGTCCTCGGCCTGCCGGTCCAGTTCGTCAGCCTGACCCTCCCATCGGGTGGCGTCCGCCAACAGCGCGGTGCCCATGCCGCTCAGCACGCGCTGTCGCTGCTGGAGCTTGGCGGTGCACTCGTCGGCGAACGGGCCCTGCCAGATCGCGCCCTCGTCGCCACCGGTACGGAAGGCGGCGGCGCGCGGGGTGGCCTTCTTCACCGCGTCGTCGAGATACGGCCCCAGCCTGCGGGCCAGCGCCCGCGCCTCCCGCGCACAATCCCGCAACCGTTCGGCCCGCTTCTTCAATTCGGCTGCGTCATCGCCCGGCGTGGGCCCCACGTTCTCTTCCTCCCCGTTTGCTGCTGGTGCCTACCGCGCTCGCGCATTGGCCCACAGCATCGCTGGGGAAGCATACGGGGGTGGTGCTCGACCATCTGAAGGCGTTGGAAATCTCCCCGACCGTCACATGGTCGCCACAATCCATAAGGCCCTCTCATTGCGAGCACCCGCTGATCGCGCCGAGAGGGGCTGCGCCTGCTCTGGTCCGACAACATCCGCTATGCCCGGTAGTCCCTACATGGTGCCGATGGTCCCCGGGTATCTTGGCTCCCGGCCTTGCGATTACCTTGGCTTTGCAGTGGCTTTGCGTGCGCCGCCCCGGTCGGCCGGGGTTCGGAGGAAAGAGGGAAAGGGTCAGGCGATGGGGTCGGGGACTCACATTCGAGCTGCTACCGGCGGCGCCCGTACGAGTCGCCGAGGGGCAGTCCTCAGCTCGCTGTTGTGGGCGGTGGGTAGCCTGAGCGGGTCGGAAGCCAAGCGGAACGTAAGGGGACCATCGTGGGCGGCGCGGACGGTCATGGAGCGGGTGCATCGACGGTGCCGTACGGGCAGGCGGTGGTGTATGAGGAGAAGCTGCCGAGGCGCTGGACGATCGCTACCACGACGGTGATAGCCGGCTGGGTCGCTTATCAGGCCGGCATCCTGCTTCCTGAAGAAAGCACGGTCTGGTTCGTCATTCTCGGTTTCTCGACGCTTATCGCGCTCGTATTCAATGCCGTTCCGATTTCAAAGCGCATCTATCATCGAGTCCATGTCCGAAGCGGGCAGCTGACCGTGGGACGGGAGACGATTCCGGTGGAGTCGTTGACAGTCGACTCACTTCGGGAGGCTCGTGATCAGCCGTCGGACGCGGAGTGGGCAGCGTCCCTGGCCTCGCGGTCGAGTGAGGAGCTCGCGGAGTTGCGGCGGAGGAGCCGTGCGACCGAGCCGCCCCGGATCATGGGTGGGGGATGGTCCGTGCCGACGGGCATGGATCAGATCGTGGTCGAGACCGCACAGGGTGAGTCGTTGCTGATCGCCACCCACCACCGTGAGGCACTGCTGGACGCACTCATGCGAGCCCGGCAGACCTGAAGCCGGGGCCCGGCTCCTGGGCCCAACAACCAAGGAGCCGAATTGATCATCTGAAGGAGCCTTGTGACCGGTAAGCCGAACAGAGTGGTGAACCCGCAAGACCTGGAGCAACTGGCCAAGTTGCTCGATGGGCGGGGAGGAGTCGGGGACAAACTCGGCGAGGCATTCACGCGGGCCTCGGCGCTCGGGGTGTCCGGCAAACTGACCGCGATACGCCCGATGCATTCCTGGCTGTCGGAAACGGCGCCCGAACTCCGCAGGAAGGCAGCCTATGCTCGCCTTGAGGACGGCGATCCGCTGGCCGGACTGTTGCTTGCCGGATTCACCCCTGAGCAGCTCAAGAACAAGGATCTGCCACCAGACGTCCTGTTGGTGGCC
This is a stretch of genomic DNA from Streptomyces hawaiiensis. It encodes these proteins:
- a CDS encoding FtsK/SpoIIIE domain-containing protein, with the translated sequence MRMLVTVVREGGEPEDVVVTTDDTATAGDVAEVLAQAVGQTIDPRGVGSGNVLAMPGTSLASLPGYGTAVAGAPALWADGELCDPAAPAAGVLRDGMRVSVDRSIGPLLRKGEPVGQYELRVAGGPGSGRVVRLGVGAATAGSAPTCSLPLPDGSLPPVALRLTIDLQGNVTLTPEAGAGVRLNDDAVTAGTAWPLGGVVRVGDSLLVLDKVAEPDAHLSLMSEGGLAYNRPPRLSPLRPRRRLAVPVPPSKGERARFQFIMAFMPMLFGLAMYFFTKQIYMLLFCLMSPLMMLGQWISENREGKKKHKTSLKQYRKDLAAHEAELVTLSKEEQHARREDNPDPAEVLLFATGPRRRLWERRLTDPDAMQLRIGLGALPSDVELVFARGGSAHDEEPPEPPVLPDVPVTLPFARLGVVGIAGDRARALATARWLSVQAAVLHSPRDLSLVSLAATPAAGAEWHWAHWLPHTNPDEGQDCVALVGFDSEGISRRVNELLNELARRKAAREQHNMTGQLYPDANVLLILDGARLLRRVPGVPQLLTEGPQYGIFALCIDEDERLLPEECKAVVAWSPDAAHHVRVRGYGLEAIGDVLADQVPYEWCELLARSLAPIRDVSRDDADSALPTSARLLNLLNLPNPAGTDVERIWQAGGSTTSAPIGLAADGAFVLDIRRDGPHALVAGTTGAGKSELLQTIIASLAVANRPDALNYVLIDYKGGSAFMDCARLPHTVGMVSDLDAHLTERALASLAAELHRRERILFDAAAKDIEDYNDTRKLRPELEPMPRLVLVIDEFASLVAELPDFIAGLVDIARRGRSLGVHLILATQRPAGVVSADIRANTNLRIALRVTDAAESMDVIDAPDSGAISKSTPGRMYVRSGAQSLVGVQSARIGGRRPATGQTGPKATLVPLPWNAYARPLPKRDEAEDDGTMVTDLAVLVDAVRDGAERMGFGEQRSPWLPPLAESVTLDELSRYGGAPVTTPGDDVAPIPYGLVDLPAKQSRLPVSLDLVHGEHTLLLGGARSGRSTALRTLAGSLARNTSPLDVHVYAIDCGSNALLPLVRLPHVGAVVTRDEPDRVRRLIQRLQVEIARRQQLLAMEGASSAAEQRAGASPEERLPWMVLLLDSWEGFASTFENYNYGQLLEAAQRLFREGSAAGLKVVMTADRSGLSGHVSSAFSDRLVMRFADPNDYSTAGLQAREVPKNMPPGRALRITDTGVDETQIGLLAQDPAGQAQVRALREIAEEARAHYGRVPAGRRPLRVDALPTRVTASEAMALDPDFVPPSPLWALLAVGGDELHPIGIDLEENGPGFVIAGPPKSGRSTALLCAAESLLRAGTPLVVVAPRRSPLRELEGREGVLGVLNAESSGDDLEELQDQLGGRPYVVVVDDAELLYDTSLDEPLEGVIRKGADGGVGLLAAGTTDSLSGQYRGFAVEARKSRNGMLLTPQSSSDGELFGIRLPANSGGGAAGSGLFVAGGAFVPVQAVTNG
- a CDS encoding WXG100 family type VII secretion target, which gives rise to MDRGADLTQLRELSKLFGKKATDLQGLIKALESATSHSSGYWKGPKADRFRNDWHDIKPTFDKWVDTLNEASKSANTSADNIERAT
- a CDS encoding PE-PGRS family protein; amino-acid sequence: MRNVNPDDLDQLAKLLDGRGGVQDKVDEAFTRASRLGVTSKLTTLKPLRGWVKDTAPDLRKRAVFARLESGDPQAGLTWAGFSPKEIEKYKSEGLGPDALLLANSVAASDDPNAYKFKRQPDESLADWIERLEAHAIAQIPGLQPHEETIASMIGLYGDWGSVTAATAVVTLQGTSLTKVLLGNSLKTGALRTWKTRLGVVLRGSESGLIRSAGNGLIKWTPKLRSLSAPGSWLPGQLGSLFGRSTTYQSLSRIPLTSGIRGDLIGQGYNWARATPLMNTLRANGVIDFLVGSDQAAKMYGGFTHSGQAVARAGNASLIKVFTKAANSQRFANSVAEATNAARGAGALRTGLGAAAKTAGFLRGAGIVGGVLSTGFSAANVISQGNPVDAFKKKGAAYVADVAEVGFNASLTAAMVAPNPVTIGLAVGTGLVYGGAKVVQHWDDIKEGAGKAAGWVGDKAKDLGKSIAKSKANPMNWF
- a CDS encoding C2 family cysteine protease, whose translation is MLTTAQQNLPSGQNASRNPDLQDLVGDVVPMPSFFRRPRLPGSLGGELGDMQSSMKRRIKQLEGLQELEQRGYPVSENSVFLDEKAPDAKKIDEALRHLRELHGKDFGTNGNRDDLEQISGELDGLTAAELDTLVTKASPRDLTFYNQLLTCTDDSAWNPFDHNGLPEDKRRNTLSLMLSKVSPEKVGKFTAAFPGVQPTFTNTAAYEDGGNEQNGQNNSGIHWQAPPDPLFKDSVSVDDIHQRQFGDCWYVASLAAVAQKDPQFIRDGIKQNPNGTVSVRVWDEGGNYQWVTMTADLPCDTNGNPISTYGNGESWPAYYEKAFALSYTGDDEGERGYGGIEGDDPKQSAPYLTGNGGEDLKSGGFLGIGEHEDKSLSSLKKEFDSGRAVTVYTPADEGLDDDHPAEWGDTYHSNHAYYVRGFTDDGKVILGNPWGSDGYPPIEVSQEQFNKYFAGPEAFDVS